The genomic interval aattcgtaTGCGTGAATTGATGGCGTGCTTATAGAAAgagtgattattttattacataaaatcgtgcaataaaatataaataacacGCAGGTTTATGAaatcggtaattttttaatttttttttgtcgattttttttttccagaaacgAAACTCTCGTGCTTTCGACGGTGACTAGTACTGCATCGAGGCATGTAACGGATGTACAATCAATCCAAAATCGTATAGGGGCcaacaaaagagaaaacaaggaACAACTGCAGATAAATACGTTTCAGTCAATCAAAAAGTGTATCTGCTAAAGTGCAATTGGTTCTCACGGTTACAAAAATACTCCACATAGATTTGTATAGAGCTACTCCAAATTGGCAGGCATGGTGGAGACTTTGGCGAACCGCCGTTCagaggtgtgtatatatttcataacAAATGAATTATTGTTCGATAAACAGTTGATCTCTGACAGTCTACACTGCATATGAAGAGTATTATTCCTAATTGGCGAAAGAAACTTACGTAGAAAGTACCGATACCAATGTGTATTTATGTAATCAACGAAATATAGTTCTCCCAGCATGGAAATCGGGAGTACAACACATCTCCATGTGTTACATGTCTGTTTACCTTCGTGGGATATTACACAGCCTATGGCAGTCGTCTTCGAGTAGTGAGGTAGTTTTGTGAGAGCTTAACGGGGTTAAGAGTTGGTTAAGTCACTGCCAGGACGGTGATCGGGGACAGTACCTAAGCTCAGTGTTCGCCGAGCAGAGTCAGTTGAAGTCGAGTCGAGGTAGCGGATTATCGCTCAAGGGCGCAAAGAGCTCACCGCTGAGGCAtcaaaaatatcaatatttGACCGATTCATtgattcgttctttttttttttcaatttttttattccttcaatTATTTGTTCTTGTTGCGTTCGGCTTGTACCCGTTACTCCGGAATCGACTCCGTTTCTCGACGAGTTTCACACAGACTCACACAGTTCTTTTTCTGCCTTTATCGCCGgtttaatttcatttgattcagatttttttctccactcctCTATTACTGTTTTGGTTTTGCCCAGAACCGCTTCTCGTTCACGATCTCGGAGTTCGTTGAAATAAgccaaacaaaaataaagtgattcattctgatttttttttccgttcacccGGTTCGAGTGATATTGAGGAAAAGTATATACAtcatatatgtgtgtataatatatatacgccgAAGTTACTTGCTGAAAAGtgaattctcaaaaattaTTAAGATGCGACTAGAAATGAATCTTCCTGCAGGATGCGGGCCTACCGTATACGAGGTCAGTAATGATTTGTTTTGTTAACCATCACCCGAACCTTCTGTATTAGCAAATATCGACAACGCATTCATggtgaataataaaagaaataatttttaaataaaaaatgagataaaaaattgtgatGTTTATACGAGAGAAAGATACGTCAAAAGTGGTATTGAGGtgcgaaataattaattctatttGCACAGAAGTAATGTATAGTTCTTcgtttcggtattttttctcGCAGTCGTTTTATTTGCGTAGTTAGTAGGCGGGTATTATAAGACGTAGTggcgaaaagagaaagattAATTTCGGTTTAAGCCGTTCTGCGCTTCTTAATTCATGGCATGATGATTGAGCTTCAGCGTGTACAAACCGCGGTGGACCTTATATAAGAAcgtgaagaaaatataataacgccAAAGGTTGGTACCCGACAAGGCAAttatagtaatgataataatcatgataataacgatgatgtaGCTGTAATAATAACCACACAGGTTACAGACCAGACCATCTCAGAACTGACTGAAAGCTGAAAGCTGAAAAAGACTTCCGCGTGTTAGTCAACAACGCGCGGAAACAGCTAACTCTGCACCCCCATTCTGCAGTTGGTTGAATCGCTTCCACTTGACGCGGGAGCTACAACTGCACAcggttataatatacatacgtgtataacgaTTACGTATTGATTACCGATTGCGAAACACTCGTTCCGAAAATCTCTCCGTACATAATTTGTAGATAGTCTGCAGAAGTCAAACACCCGCAAATGTATTCATACTCGGTACACAGGTATTCGTATAGTTTGTATGggtttattttcaacaattcaaAAGCCGACACTTTTGCCTCATGATATTATTATCTTGCGAGAGGGAAGGAAAGGAGGAAATTTCATCTACACTTCGGACTCCAGTTTTTACGCGAACAAATTAACGCGGTATGAATTCATATTATGGATCAGCGGTAGTTACATCATATCTGAGAAACTGGAACTAGCAATGTTGTGGGTCGATCGGTTTGTGGCGGCGGGCTCTCCAATTTCGAATGCGGAACTGTTTGAGTCCCTCAAGAATTTCATAGCCAGTTACATAAACAGATCGTTTAGCCGGGGTTTGGTTCGATTCATTGGGTTATTCGTCTTGCTCGCGTAACTGCGTTCGTTCgcagcaccagcagcaacGGCTGACAGCCGTAATTCTACTATTATGAATCGGTATTATTAAATTGAGAAAGCGCGCCGCAATGCTATGGGACGAGGAAAGATATTCTTTAAAACCGGTCCATGATCCATTGTCGATAGTAGAAAGTCGGTTAAGTCATCTCCTCGAggaattatatacgtatgtgataCGCCGGTGAATGGATCAATTTATAGTTCTCTATAAAGTTGATCACGCGtaagaaatgaattttaatgAACCTTCGCCAGAAGCATctttataatataatgatcGTGAGCCAAAGTCGCCCTTGAAAATAAGACTATGATCACGGTCACATGGTATCAATGTCGTTATTAATCCCAAACTGTTGTCCtcattattctcattattgCAAAGTGCCAACATTTCAGCATCTGTTCCGCGTGGCCACCTTGATGAGAACGATTCGTCCATATATCGATGACCTTATAGAAATTAACGATTAGCCTTCGAATTTCGACATTCATTAATGCCTAATAACGAAAATGATTCCCATCTCGATACGTGCCATTATCgaatctcatttttctttgcttgcttttgtgcaattttttttgttatttggtGAGTGTAATTGCCGGTTGATTAAATTCGCCCAGAACTCGATCGgtttattctctttctcttgttATTATTTGCTTTTTATGTTGTACCGTCATTCGAACGttgaaattatcatcatcgacGTTATAATATCTTTATCAATATATTTATGCTATTATTACGAcactataatttttttttcttctcttttattaatAGGCGGAGAATATGTACCCTCTAATAACAAACGAGGcgaacaataacaataacaacatcaATAACATCGACAACCATAACATTAACGATGATGACAATATCGTTGCGAGACAGGGAACGCCTCTACAAGAGTTCTATGCTGGACAGAATATCTTCATTACGGGTGCGTTACATCATATACTACtgtaatgaaacaaaattaagtattttagGGGGACAATTTtacaaatgaatattttcaattttgaaggcGGAACTGGGTTTCTGGGGAAAATTTTGATCGACAAGCTACTGCGAAGCTGTCCTGATTTAACCGGAATCTACATTTTGGTGCGCCCGAAGAAGGGAAAAGATATTCAAAGTCGTATCGAAGACATATTCGATGATGtggtgagtttttttattttttcaaaatatttgcaAGTGTTTGTCCTTgctatctgaaaaaaaaaaaaaaaattaaaaaataaaaatagcatCAATGAATACCTTAAACTATTCTGAAAAGTTTTATTCGATGATCGAGTTATTGAACAGTTTACATAGCTGAGTACAATCGAAGTGTCGTCGTGTTATTAATTTccattccaaaaaaaatattcggtgTATGGAATCATCCTATAACCGTACGAGTAGATGAACATTAATAACATTCGTAGTACACATCTACATCTATTAATAAAGTGAAACTAGTGACCGGTTAGAAATCTCCTCAATCAAAACTCGCCTCTACTGTAGCTACGTCTCAACCTCTTGATTCGTCGAttcttataatatttataatccgGCCTTTTAATTAATATGCAGCAATAATGCTACAGACACTGAACTTTGGCAAGGCCTAGGTCATAGTCACTATACTTTATCCGCATACTTGTTATCCTTGTCCCACAAACATTTCGAGAATGTCAAGCTACAATTTGACAGCCACATATATGTCTACCGATGTTACTTTGATTGATTGAAGTATAGCATCAAGAAACCATCAATGTAACATGTGTATCGTATAGAGAGAAGCGATTCGCCGCGAGGGAAGTAAAATGAATGAggcattgaaaatttccaaaatatgtAAAAGTATCGTGATGTAACAGTCGTCGATTTAAAATACCGATATTTCCTTCTATGATGAAAGAGAATTCGCTGGAAGTTTGCGTTTTCGCCCGGAGAACAATTTGTCCGAGACTGAAAAAGAACCAAATCGCCGCATCgtgtaaaatattaatttttggaatcggtaaattttattGTCGTAGTAGATGGCAGTAGGTCAGCGTAATAACCAATACTGGCTATtggtctttattttatttcccgcTACTTTTATGCTCCTCTAATAGTAGTCTCCCGGATATTGCATAATGCGGTTCTCGATATTTTCGTAAACAGCTGTATAATGTGTAGGAATATCCAGTTGAATTTGTGGGTCATATCAACAGGTTATCGACTCTCATAttgcataatttttcaatggttTCAATGCACACTATTTTCGTCAAATCCTTGAGGAATCGAATTCTCGGGAAATcttcggaaaaaatttctctgaacgataaattatatttaaccGCGAGATCAATTCATTCTGATTACGTATGCAATGCAGTTTAGTTTGCTGCAACGATTCTTGCCATTACGCTGGTCATCGCGAACCGAGTCGAGATGACAAAAAGCCcatcttcatgtgtatctatAATAAATCCCTCGTAATTTGCAGATCTATAGTCGCTTGAAAAGAGAAGTTCCAAAATTTCGTCACAAGGTCTTCGCCGTAGCCGGAGATTGTAGCGCACCTAATTTGGGTCTTTCCTTGACTGACAGAGCTCTCCTTATGGAAAAAGTAAGATTTTTATCACGTTCGCGAAATCTAAGTATTCTTTCGCTCTTCACGATAGATTCCAACGAATAATTGCCAGCTGTTCAAAACCACATCACCTCTTATTGATTCAGATATCCATCGTGTTCCACGTTGCAGCAACAGTCCGCTTCGACGAAAAACTTAAACTCGCGGTAGCGATCAATGTGCAAGCAACCGGTGACATAATGGAATTATGCCGAAGCATGCCCCAACTGAAGGTGAGTTTTGGTGTTTTACAAACTCTCATAAGAATGATGGAAAGCTAAACGCACCTGATCCaaattcaggaaaaaaaagaatcgtaacACAGTCTGTCAATTCCTAATTATAATATCGGGATATTTGTCAAAAATCTTTGTCAAACAGCTTGACCGATACCCATGTATATGCGCAGGCcgtggtataatataataattatttgcaaGAGGCTCATGTTTGAGCTATTTGGCAAACAAATTATAGCTGTTATGCAGTGGTATTTATAAATACTTGCCGACTCATTAATTATCCGAAGAAATAATCAGAACTTTACTGACTAGAAGACAAAAAATGTCAAAGAACCAAGTTGCTATTACGCTGTACGTTTAAATCTACATACTCACTAAAAAAGTGTAGTTAAAACTAAAATGCTAAGCAGTTTAGATCCATTAGTTTTTACGACAATATGACTTACTATAATTTCCGGTCACCGAGATcattagaaaataaaactaatggAATTCAGTTTTAACAAGCTTTTCTCATCACATTATCACTCATAAATATTGAGATGCCGTTTATGTGACTCAACGATCATAATTACACTACAGCTGTATGTAACTGATAAATTGGATTATCAATCAACGCTTACTATCGATACTCATATGTTGGCTTAAAACTACACGTGTAAATGCATCCtatgttatattttcaattcgtaCGTTGTGACATTTATTTGTgcattgagaaattttcaggcAGTATTAAGACTGACGTGAAAGatataacttttgaatactaaataaaaaatagctaATTTCAACCGATCCCGGTGaatcatatgtatacgcgatcgTGGACGTGCCATGCGCTTAACAATTGCGAAACCTCACGTGCGTCGCCAGTAATGATTTCAATATTAAAGCATCGTTTTGAAAGATGAAAACATTGTAAAGTAAGTCATTGCTAATTGAACAATGCTTCGCGATTGCAATATGAATTCATTGTCACTGGTTGTGACTTAGGGTgcagaaacaagaaaaaagaggcaatccgagagaaaaaagatccgagaaacgggaaaaaatgTGTACTCGCATGACATGAATTTCCATAATATGAAAGTTAAATATCAAGAGGCATTATATcgcatgtacgtatacttttTGCGGCTAGTGCCAAATGCTAATCCTCGGTATGAATACGGACAGTTCAAGGTCTATTTGTTTTTCCCAAGAGAATCTGCGCTCTTGCTAATATTGCAGTAAGACATTATTTGTTGTACATTTGAATATATCTGCCCTTGTGACTTGACAGCGTCTGACGTGTTGTGACTTCCTGCAATAGccgaaaaatatagaaattatACAGTTCTCTTGATTTTATCAGAACCCGTACCATATATAATGCGGAAACGTGCAAACATCTAATGGGCTCCACGTGCTCGAATGCcaatatttgttattatttattgatttttcgttgtttttttttcaaacagtcTTTAATTCACGTTTCAACTGCTTATGCCAACTCTCACTTATGGTCgatagaagaagaattttaCCCGTACGAAACTAAGTATGCAGACATGACGAAGCTGGTGGAAACTTTGTCTGACCATACCATAGACGCAATGACTCCAAAGTGAGTACCTATACTTacttttgattatttatacTTTTGTTCGCATATCCTTCGATACTCaacgattcaattttcttggATAGGATAATCGGAAAGTGGCCGAACACCTACGTCTTTACCAAAGCCTTAGCCGAAGATCTGATTAAAGATAAAAGCGACAATCTACCAATGGGAATTTTTAGACCTGCTATTGGTGAGTTTacccaatttttattttggttttcattgtgggacggtgaaaaataaatcgatcaCGTAAAAAACGTAATCATAATTGATCGTTAATTGTCTCCATGGCACACATTTTTGTGTAAATGAAAACAGCTGCAAAATAGTCTGCGAAGCATCAACCCTCGGTTTATTTTTTGACGTTAAAATTGTGGACGATGTGTCTCGCTATCGCGATGTATGTGGTGACCGGGGCTCTCGGGATGATATCTCAAATTTTAATGACCTTCGGGATTTTTTTGTTAAgtattttcggaagatttaTTCTGTTCGCTTGTTCCTTTGTATACGAGGTTGCCGATCGTCGGCGAGCCTCTGTTAATAACGTAATCGACGTGTCGATTGAAGCAATGCATTCTGAAAATCGTGACCCTGGACATGATGAAATTACGATGAGCCAAACCTCATTGGAAACCGTCACTAGTTTGGGAAATGAAATGCATCATGCCCCAGAGCTTTCGACTGTGAAACGTCGTCGGTATTCCATTGCTAAAAAGCAACGCAACAACTTGGAAAAGTTCAATAAAAATCGTAGAACTTACCTCATGAATACTTAACGGATCATCTACGCGCAAGAAAACCTTGATAAgctacaaaaattgaaaaacgtaCCAAAATTTTCGGGAGATATCTAAAATCGGATTACTTTATGTtatctgaaaatattaatgaaatgttACGAACGTTGATACTATTCCAGTTGTCTCAACGGCTCACGAACCGATCACAGGATGGATCGACAATCTCTATGGACCAACTGGTGTAGTTGCTGGTGCTGCTTCCGGTGTTCTCAGAACTCTGCACTGTGATCCGGAAATCAACGCGAATATTGTACCCGTTGACCTGACGGTTAACGCTCTGATAGCCAGCGCCAGGGATGTCACCCTACAGACCGATAGGTAAACCaagataatatattttttttattcactttcaatttgatgataaaattaaagtGTTAACGTGTTGCGATGATTATAATTGTGActattatataattaatattttttttcctgtttttattttcaggagAAATAAAGACATGTTGATTTACAATTACGTGTCTTCTGCTGACGCCCCAATAACGTGGGGCGATTATTGTACCACGAATATAAAATATGGAAAGATGTATCCTCTAAGCAGTGCCATATGGTATCTGTCGTTTACCATGAACAAATACTTATTTGTTCACTGGATATACATGATCTTATTCCACCTGGTACCTGCATTACTCATGGATACTGCCAGTATGTGCGTCGGCCAGAAACCAAggtaaaattatgaaaaatgcaattacgcgtaataatatatatataagtgtatCGAGGCGACATGTATAAACCACTGTCACAACGATatagctatacatatgtatatccgtcCAGTTAGGTCGCTGCTAAGAATCAGACTTGGCGTTAAAGTTGTTGAATTCTTATTTTGCGGTTCCAATGAtacttattaatttatttacagattatggaaaatgtataaaaaaattcataagttTTCCAACGTTATATCCTATTTCGCCACTCACcaatggcacttttctaacgatAATGTGCGGGCAATGTGGAGTCGGTTGGATTCCAAGGACCAGCAACTCTTCCTCTTCAATATGAAGGGCTTTGACTGGCATACTTATTTTCAAGATTATATCAAGGGAATTAGAATTTATCTATTCAAAGATGATCTAAGCACCTTGAGGGCTAGCAGAGTAAGATTGGGCAAGTAAGTATCTACTGCGGTATGATAGCACAGCAGTGATTCCGAAAGACGCAAAAGTTTTGTTATCTAATATCTCACTGTTTATCTACAGATTCTACTATCTGCATCAAACGGTTAAAGGATTGGTATACCTCCTTTTATTCTGGTGCATATGGACGGTGATCTCCAGGATAGTATTTTAGGCGCACAATTCAACACAGATGATTCGGACGGGAATAAAACTGGGTGATATAGGAAATACAGGAAGGAAGAAAGGTCGTATATAGACGaattgattttggaaaaaaggtGCTCTGGATGTTCCCAGTTGCACTTAATGTGTTGTGTGCCATTCCACGATGTTTCTGGTATATTTTTATGGGCAACATGGAATCTTGTTATTATCTTCAGGTGCGTACCGATGAAACACAGGCGATTAACCGCGATGTATTAAATACGCGTGAAATTCTCAATACAACTTTTTGGTCGATTTTGAAGCAGCACATGGATGCTTCAAAAAGAGTCGGGTAGAATCTATGATCAGTTTCATTCGCAGGTTCGACAAAATTTACCTTATGAAAGTCCTCGAATGGGCTTAGTGGGTATCATGTAAATATTGATTTTAGTCtaagattattaattattattatttttaaatcgtcACCTTCATAGTTATTGTCTTTATATTCTTATGCCACGTATGCCTGaggtttcatatttttatgacaaatcagttttattttaatcgAGTGTGATGTGACCATATGAAAAATGTATAGGTTTTTAATATTTACCCCGATGTATTATTCAAATGCTATGGCCAACTCTCGGGGCATGGTTCGATGGTGAATACTCTACCGCGTAGAGATTTgctgtttattaattttatcaaatgtTCCATCGTTTTATTACCGTTGATCTAAGCGGGTGAATTTAAATACCTGCAATtcttcatatacatatacataaaattatatttaaggATCAATAGTTCTACGTTGCTATTACAAAGCCATCAACGTTCATACGTAATTTAATTATCTTCGTCAATCTTACTTTCatgttttaaaatttatttaatcataCGATAAAACATCTTGTGCTCTAAAtatatttcaacatttttaatttactttgAATCGGTACTTCGTATATTCGTATAATCAGGCAACGATCATTCCAGTTAAACGGCTATAATATAGAGgactacaaaaaaaaaattacgattaaccatgcctaattttttttctaaatcaatTCATGATTGTTTTAAATTATAAGATATCATGTGTAAGCGCGGTATTTGAATCGTAGCTAAGTATGCATTTCGTTTTGTGATTTGCTATCCTGagaaatacgtacgtaaacaCGCTACTCGCCCGAACAtgtcaacatttttcaaataccttTATACACCAGTGGATAATAATCTCAAATGCGTAAGCCTAAGCGCCATATACACAGTATGTAATTTATGTAAATAATGTAGCGAGATATTAATAAGTTATAAGATGGTCAATAAAATTTGGTCAACTAGTATATTATGAAATACACAGTATATCGTTAACATGCTTTACCAAACTTGTTATATAACGCAACCGCTCGTGGTTACACTTCTTTTATAGGTGataaattatacctataaGTGCGT from Athalia rosae chromosome 1, iyAthRosa1.1, whole genome shotgun sequence carries:
- the LOC105691374 gene encoding fatty acyl-CoA reductase wat-like isoform X2, producing MVETLANRRSEAENMYPLITNEANNNNNNINNIDNHNINDDDNIVARQGTPLQEFYAGQNIFITGGTGFLGKILIDKLLRSCPDLTGIYILVRPKKGKDIQSRIEDIFDDVIYSRLKREVPKFRHKVFAVAGDCSAPNLGLSLTDRALLMEKISIVFHVAATVRFDEKLKLAVAINVQATGDIMELCRSMPQLKSLIHVSTAYANSHLWSIEEEFYPYETKYADMTKLVETLSDHTIDAMTPKIIGKWPNTYVFTKALAEDLIKDKSDNLPMGIFRPAIVVSTAHEPITGWIDNLYGPTGVVAGAASGVLRTLHCDPEINANIVPVDLTVNALIASARDVTLQTDRRNKDMLIYNYVSSADAPITWGDYCTTNIKYGKMYPLSSAIWYLSFTMNKYLFVHWIYMILFHLVPALLMDTASMCVGQKPRLWKMYKKIHKFSNVISYFATHQWHFSNDNVRAMWSRLDSKDQQLFLFNMKGFDWHTYFQDYIKGIRIYLFKDDLSTLRASRVRLGKFYYLHQTVKGLVYLLLFWCIWTVISRIVF
- the LOC105691374 gene encoding fatty acyl-CoA reductase wat-like isoform X1 yields the protein MRLEMNLPAGCGPTVYEAENMYPLITNEANNNNNNINNIDNHNINDDDNIVARQGTPLQEFYAGQNIFITGGTGFLGKILIDKLLRSCPDLTGIYILVRPKKGKDIQSRIEDIFDDVIYSRLKREVPKFRHKVFAVAGDCSAPNLGLSLTDRALLMEKISIVFHVAATVRFDEKLKLAVAINVQATGDIMELCRSMPQLKSLIHVSTAYANSHLWSIEEEFYPYETKYADMTKLVETLSDHTIDAMTPKIIGKWPNTYVFTKALAEDLIKDKSDNLPMGIFRPAIVVSTAHEPITGWIDNLYGPTGVVAGAASGVLRTLHCDPEINANIVPVDLTVNALIASARDVTLQTDRRNKDMLIYNYVSSADAPITWGDYCTTNIKYGKMYPLSSAIWYLSFTMNKYLFVHWIYMILFHLVPALLMDTASMCVGQKPRLWKMYKKIHKFSNVISYFATHQWHFSNDNVRAMWSRLDSKDQQLFLFNMKGFDWHTYFQDYIKGIRIYLFKDDLSTLRASRVRLGKFYYLHQTVKGLVYLLLFWCIWTVISRIVF
- the LOC105691374 gene encoding fatty acyl-CoA reductase wat-like isoform X3, which produces MYPLITNEANNNNNNINNIDNHNINDDDNIVARQGTPLQEFYAGQNIFITGGTGFLGKILIDKLLRSCPDLTGIYILVRPKKGKDIQSRIEDIFDDVIYSRLKREVPKFRHKVFAVAGDCSAPNLGLSLTDRALLMEKISIVFHVAATVRFDEKLKLAVAINVQATGDIMELCRSMPQLKSLIHVSTAYANSHLWSIEEEFYPYETKYADMTKLVETLSDHTIDAMTPKIIGKWPNTYVFTKALAEDLIKDKSDNLPMGIFRPAIVVSTAHEPITGWIDNLYGPTGVVAGAASGVLRTLHCDPEINANIVPVDLTVNALIASARDVTLQTDRRNKDMLIYNYVSSADAPITWGDYCTTNIKYGKMYPLSSAIWYLSFTMNKYLFVHWIYMILFHLVPALLMDTASMCVGQKPRLWKMYKKIHKFSNVISYFATHQWHFSNDNVRAMWSRLDSKDQQLFLFNMKGFDWHTYFQDYIKGIRIYLFKDDLSTLRASRVRLGKFYYLHQTVKGLVYLLLFWCIWTVISRIVF